A section of the Malania oleifera isolate guangnan ecotype guangnan chromosome 2, ASM2987363v1, whole genome shotgun sequence genome encodes:
- the LOC131149577 gene encoding NEDD8-specific protease 1, which yields MGKSSADEKILSYNDVVLRRSDLDILSGPYFLNDRIIEFYFSHLTFCHSSDDILFVPPSISFWIMNCPDSGSLKDFLAPLNLSSKKLVIFPVNDNDDVTEAEGGTHWSLLAFGRDASKFVHHDSYRGCNNRHARKLYETVARFMGTSNSASYDGYLDCPESPQQVNSYDCGLYVTAIARVICCWYRSDESKDASGLWFSVMKEQVTPSTVAEMRREILGLIKGLMSSQGSSVYINE from the coding sequence ATGGGAAAGTCCAGTGCTGATGAAAAGATTCTCAGTTACAATGATGTTGTACTCAGGCGATCTGATTTGGACATCCTCAGTGGCCCATATTTTCTGAACGATCGTATTATTGAGTTTTACTTCAGCCATCTTACTTTTTGCCATTCTTCTGATGATATCCTCTTTGTTCCACCCTCAATCTCTTTCTGGATAATGAACTGTCCAGATAGTGGGAGCCTCAAAGATTTTCTTGCGCCTCTCAATCTATCCAGCAAGAAATTGGTAATTTTTCCTGTCAATGATAATGATGACGTGACTGAAGCAGAAGGGGGAACTCACTGGAGCTTGCTTGCATTTGGGAGAGATGCCAGCAAATTTGTGCATCATGACAGCTACAGAGGATGCAACAATAGGCATGCCAGAAAGCTTTATGAAACCGTTGCTCGATTCATGGGCACCTCTAATTCAGCATCCTATGATGGTTACCTAGACTGCCCTGAATCTCCGCAGCAAGTGAATAGTTATGATTGTGGTTTGTATGTCACGGCCATTGCACGAGTCATATGCTGCTGGTACAGAAGTGATGAATCAAAAGATGCCAGTGGTTTGTGGTTTTCAGTGATGAAGGAGCAGGTCACTCCATCTACTGTTGCTGAGATGCGAAGAGAGATTCTTGGGCTGATTAAGGGTTTGATGTCCTCGCAGGGATCTTCCGTTTACATAAATGAGTGA